From Syntrophobacterales bacterium, the proteins below share one genomic window:
- the ptsP gene encoding phosphoenolpyruvate--protein phosphotransferase, with translation MSREVFISKTLKGVGASSGITIGPVYVVEHGIISVHKRSVRDDHVDREIQKFCNAIKVATEELDNIKKAISDDEMRKHAFIIDAYMLILQDNSFVNDVTGTIRDKKVNAEWALDMVVSKYLASFEKIEDPYLRERGQDIKHIYDRLVRILVKRKKSGLYHKSFKGRALIVAHDLSPADTIQFNLNRIAGFATDVGGRTSHTSIVARALEIPAVVGLGDIMSLVKNNDTVIIDGDAGVVIINPSKEVQKEYIARQAHLKLQRRDFLRFAKLKSETYDGFKVKIGANIELLAEMDIVERYGATGIGLYRTEYIYLSRKTLPSEIDHYHIYRKLAENKVLKYITIRTLDIGGDKFASSIEVPKEINPAMGLRAIRLCIKEMSLFKSQLLGILMASAYGPLRILIPMVSGVEEVKMAKAVIHECMDELKRKRVHFNADIKIGIMIEVPSTCMIADVLAKEVDFFSIGTNDLIQYTLAIDRINEYVSYLYEPLHPAVLRMIKRTVDVAHANEIEVALCGEMAGEPLYVPILLGLGLDEMSMNPYSIPRAKKVVRGLNHDFCKELLEKVLAGESAKEGEILLRREMSRLFPEDFARYDLN, from the coding sequence ATGAGCAGAGAAGTGTTTATAAGCAAGACGCTTAAAGGGGTTGGGGCATCGTCTGGCATTACCATAGGCCCCGTATACGTCGTTGAACATGGCATAATATCCGTGCACAAGCGTTCCGTGAGAGACGACCATGTGGATCGGGAGATTCAAAAGTTCTGCAACGCCATAAAGGTGGCCACAGAGGAACTTGACAATATCAAGAAAGCCATATCCGACGATGAAATGAGAAAGCACGCGTTCATTATCGATGCCTACATGCTTATTCTTCAGGATAATTCCTTTGTAAACGATGTAACAGGGACTATCAGGGATAAGAAGGTCAATGCCGAATGGGCCCTTGATATGGTGGTGTCCAAGTATCTCGCCAGTTTCGAAAAAATAGAGGACCCGTACCTAAGGGAGCGAGGCCAAGACATCAAGCATATTTACGACAGGCTTGTGAGGATCCTGGTAAAGAGGAAAAAGTCGGGCCTGTACCATAAAAGTTTTAAAGGACGGGCCCTCATCGTTGCCCATGATCTCTCCCCTGCAGATACGATACAATTCAACCTCAACCGGATAGCTGGGTTTGCTACCGATGTGGGCGGTCGTACATCGCATACTTCAATCGTCGCAAGGGCACTTGAGATACCGGCAGTGGTCGGTTTGGGTGATATAATGAGTTTGGTGAAAAACAATGATACGGTCATTATAGACGGCGACGCCGGCGTAGTGATAATCAACCCCAGCAAAGAGGTCCAGAAAGAGTATATTGCCAGACAGGCTCATCTCAAGCTACAGCGTCGCGATTTTTTGCGATTCGCAAAGCTCAAGTCGGAAACGTACGACGGATTCAAGGTCAAAATAGGGGCAAATATAGAGCTCTTAGCCGAGATGGATATTGTGGAACGGTACGGGGCCACCGGCATAGGGCTTTACAGGACTGAGTACATATACCTGTCGAGAAAGACTCTCCCTTCGGAAATAGACCATTACCATATTTACCGAAAACTTGCCGAAAATAAAGTATTGAAATATATCACCATCAGGACGCTGGACATAGGAGGTGACAAGTTCGCTTCATCCATCGAAGTCCCCAAGGAAATAAACCCCGCCATGGGACTTCGTGCGATTCGCCTCTGTATCAAAGAGATGTCGCTCTTCAAGTCTCAGCTTTTGGGCATTCTCATGGCAAGCGCTTATGGACCGCTTAGAATACTGATCCCCATGGTCTCTGGCGTAGAAGAAGTGAAGATGGCGAAAGCGGTCATCCATGAATGCATGGATGAGTTGAAACGGAAAAGAGTCCATTTTAATGCGGACATAAAGATCGGTATTATGATTGAAGTGCCGTCCACATGTATGATAGCTGATGTTCTTGCCAAAGAGGTCGATTTTTTCAGCATCGGAACAAACGATCTGATACAATATACCTTGGCCATAGACAGGATAAACGAGTACGTATCCTATTTGTATGAACCCTTGCACCCTGCCGTCCTCAGGATGATAAAGAGGACTGTGGATGTAGCCCATGCCAATGAAATTGAAGTGGCACTGTGCGGGGAGATGGCGGGAGAGCCTCTCTACGTTCCTATACTTTTGGGCCTTGGACTCGATGAGATGAGCATGAACCCTTATTCGATTCCCAGGGCCAAGAAGGTGGTTCGAGGGCTTAATCACGACTTTTGCAAGGAGTTGCTGGAGAAA
- a CDS encoding HPr family phosphocarrier protein: MREGTFSIKNRLGLHARASAIFVKKATEFTSDVWMEKDGKKVNGKSMMDLLMLACPLGSTIRLSTDGSDEDDAFRELGVLINEGFYEE, from the coding sequence ATGCGGGAAGGAACGTTTTCCATAAAAAACAGACTGGGTCTTCATGCGAGAGCCTCAGCTATCTTCGTGAAAAAAGCGACCGAGTTCACCTCCGATGTTTGGATGGAAAAGGACGGGAAAAAAGTGAACGGCAAGAGTATGATGGATCTCCTCATGCTCGCATGTCCACTCGGGAGCACAATTAGGCTGAGTACGGACGGGTCCGACGAAGATGATGCGTTCCGGGAACTCGGCGTCCTCATTAATGAAGGATTTTACGAGGAATGA
- a CDS encoding PTS sugar transporter subunit IIA has protein sequence MIGLIVVAHFNLAHEMVAATELIVGEQKQFGFVDILPNDDVDKLKDKVAQALKKADSGEGIIILTDMFGGTPSNISLSFLEDGKVEVVTGVNLPMLIKLVSYRERKSLNELAQFIAHYGRKNIYLATDVLKANKKA, from the coding sequence ATGATAGGACTGATTGTAGTTGCCCATTTCAATCTCGCGCACGAGATGGTTGCAGCCACGGAATTAATAGTAGGAGAACAGAAACAGTTCGGGTTTGTCGATATATTACCCAATGACGATGTGGACAAGTTGAAAGATAAGGTTGCGCAGGCTTTGAAGAAGGCAGATTCAGGAGAGGGAATCATTATCCTTACGGATATGTTCGGAGGCACACCGTCGAACATCAGCCTTTCCTTTCTTGAGGATGGTAAAGTGGAGGTAGTAACTGGGGTCAATCTGCCCATGCTCATAAAACTGGTTTCCTACCGCGAACGCAAATCACTCAACGAGCTTGCCCAATTCATCGCCCATTACGGACGAAAAAACATATATCTTGCAACGGATGTGCTAAAGGCGAACAAAAAGGCTTAG
- the rapZ gene encoding RNase adapter RapZ produces the protein MKIVILSGISGSGKTTFLRALEDIGYFCVDHFPSILLTEFLTLAEKAGNKIEKCALVVDIREKEFFEEGKEILKQVKTKWSAEVVFLDSSNDAIINRFKVTRRSHPLYQTPSIKDAVNEERKLVGWIKDSADRIIDTSYMTPHELRRLAIDTYRQNYQGMMINLLSFGYAQGVPLEADMVFDVRFLPNPYFVNELREKTGLSEDVAEFIRSTSLYEEYSRMFFGFLSYLIPLFEREGKSYLTIGLGCTGGKHRSVFIVRDMAKQFSASGYTVSATHRDIDR, from the coding sequence GTGAAAATAGTAATACTTAGCGGTATTTCAGGTTCGGGAAAGACCACATTTCTGAGAGCTCTCGAAGATATCGGGTATTTCTGTGTGGATCACTTTCCTTCGATTCTCCTCACGGAGTTTTTGACTCTGGCGGAAAAAGCCGGCAACAAGATCGAGAAATGTGCCCTCGTAGTCGATATCAGAGAAAAAGAGTTTTTTGAAGAGGGAAAAGAGATCCTTAAGCAGGTCAAGACAAAATGGAGCGCTGAGGTGGTCTTTCTCGACAGTTCCAATGATGCAATTATAAATCGTTTCAAAGTGACGAGAAGATCTCACCCTCTTTACCAGACACCGAGTATCAAGGATGCGGTGAATGAGGAAAGGAAGCTCGTGGGTTGGATAAAGGACAGCGCGGACCGCATAATCGATACATCCTATATGACGCCGCACGAATTGAGGCGTCTTGCCATCGACACCTATAGGCAGAATTACCAGGGGATGATGATTAATCTTTTATCCTTCGGTTATGCCCAGGGCGTACCCCTTGAGGCAGACATGGTCTTCGATGTACGATTCTTGCCTAATCCTTATTTTGTAAACGAGCTGAGAGAAAAGACCGGACTTTCGGAAGATGTGGCCGAATTTATACGTTCTACCAGTCTGTACGAAGAGTATTCACGCATGTTTTTTGGTTTTCTTTCCTATCTGATTCCGTTATTTGAGCGGGAAGGCAAGAGTTACCTGACCATTGGGCTGGGATGCACCGGCGGGAAACATAGGTCGGTATTTATCGTCAGGGACATGGCGAAGCAGTTTTCCGCTTCAGGATATACAGTCTCTGCGACACACAGAGATATCGACAGGTGA